The Agrococcus carbonis genome has a window encoding:
- a CDS encoding alpha/beta fold hydrolase, translated as MTTDTARIILVPGFWLGAWAWDDVAARLREVGHDVEALTLPGLEPGDDPAAVTLEQQVGAVEAAMGGEGQVVLVAHSGGAIPATAALDRHVDRVARTVWVDTAPVVDGFAMDASFQGDALPLEANWDDELEAGSMRDLTDAQLAEFRRRAVPQPGATVRDAVALTDDRRRDVPATILCTAYSADEYRAYAEQGAAFLAGVLEHRALTMVDLPTGHWPMWSKPAELAAAIDAAAHS; from the coding sequence ATGACGACCGACACCGCACGCATCATCCTCGTCCCCGGCTTCTGGCTCGGCGCGTGGGCCTGGGACGATGTGGCCGCGCGGCTGCGCGAGGTCGGCCACGACGTCGAGGCGCTCACCCTGCCGGGACTCGAGCCCGGCGACGACCCCGCGGCGGTGACGCTCGAGCAGCAGGTCGGCGCCGTCGAGGCCGCGATGGGCGGCGAGGGGCAGGTCGTGCTCGTCGCGCACTCCGGCGGAGCGATCCCGGCGACCGCCGCCCTCGATCGCCACGTCGACCGCGTCGCGCGCACGGTGTGGGTCGACACCGCGCCCGTCGTCGACGGCTTCGCGATGGACGCGTCCTTCCAGGGCGACGCGCTGCCGCTCGAGGCCAACTGGGACGACGAGCTCGAGGCCGGCTCGATGCGCGACCTCACCGATGCGCAGCTCGCCGAGTTCCGTCGCCGCGCGGTGCCGCAGCCGGGCGCCACCGTCCGGGACGCCGTGGCGCTCACCGACGATCGCCGGCGCGACGTGCCGGCGACCATCCTCTGCACCGCCTACTCGGCGGACGAGTACCGCGCCTACGCCGAGCAGGGCGCGGCGTTCCTCGCCGGCGTGCTCGAGCACCGCGCGCTCACCATGGTCGACCTGCCCACGGGCCACTGGCCGATGTGGTCGAAGCCGGCCGAGCTCGCCGCCGCGATCGACGCGGCCGCCCACAGCTGA
- a CDS encoding alpha/beta hydrolase, with the protein MSAASDYAQHLPAGRRAAARHEPTERRWAWRRHDVCIAEALAPASPARLLVVHGAGAHSGALWPIASLLHGRGLEVLAVDLPLYGGTRTHDPAGVRYDDWVALLVDLVAAERERDPRPLVLLGASIGGMLVLEVAGRTSGVDAVLATCLLDPRDARARARMTRFGPLAALAPLLLPAVRGRLARLRIPMSAVADLRRMSRSAALSRQCAADPRGGGARVPLGFLASYLAYRHTGPRTATVPVSLVHPDHDSWTPMELSARVLRRLRAPSRLVPLRGCGHFPVEEPGLGDLLDEVGSVMADVGGRR; encoded by the coding sequence GTGAGCGCCGCATCCGACTACGCCCAGCACCTGCCCGCCGGTCGTCGCGCCGCGGCGCGCCACGAGCCGACCGAGCGTCGCTGGGCGTGGCGCCGGCACGACGTGTGCATCGCCGAGGCGCTCGCGCCCGCCTCGCCCGCGCGGCTGCTCGTCGTGCACGGCGCCGGAGCGCACAGCGGCGCGCTCTGGCCGATCGCCTCGCTGCTGCACGGCCGCGGCCTCGAGGTGCTGGCGGTCGACCTGCCGCTCTACGGCGGCACGCGCACCCACGACCCCGCGGGCGTGCGGTACGACGACTGGGTCGCGCTGCTCGTCGACCTCGTCGCCGCCGAGCGCGAGCGGGATCCCCGGCCGCTCGTGCTGCTCGGCGCGAGCATCGGCGGCATGCTCGTGCTCGAGGTCGCGGGCCGCACCTCAGGTGTCGACGCGGTGCTCGCGACGTGCCTGCTCGATCCGCGGGATGCCCGCGCTCGGGCGCGGATGACCCGCTTCGGCCCGCTCGCCGCGCTCGCGCCGCTGCTGCTGCCGGCCGTCCGGGGGCGGCTCGCGCGGCTGCGCATCCCGATGTCGGCGGTCGCCGACCTGCGGCGGATGAGCCGCAGCGCCGCGCTCTCGCGCCAGTGCGCGGCCGACCCGCGCGGCGGCGGTGCGCGGGTGCCGCTGGGGTTCCTCGCCTCCTACCTCGCCTACCGCCACACCGGGCCGCGCACCGCGACGGTGCCCGTCTCGCTCGTGCACCCCGACCACGACAGCTGGACGCCCATGGAGCTCAGCGCGCGAGTGCTGCGCCGCCTGCGCGCGCCGAGCCGGCTCGTGCCGCTGCGCGGCTGCGGGCACTTCCCGGTCGAGGAGCCGGGCCTCGGCGACCTGCTCGACGAGGTCGGGTCGGTGATGGCGGATGTCGGCGGCCGCCGCTAG
- a CDS encoding MFS transporter, with the protein MTHDTRIDAAAPQRAGARAWGALAVLMLPVLLVSIDITALNFALPEIARSLQPTASQQLWIVDAYSLVLATLLVAMGNLGDRVGRRRLLLIGATGFAAASALAAFAPTAELLIAARAAIGLFGATLMPATLALLRTIFLDRRQRRLAVAIWATAFSVGSAAGPIVGGVLLAHFHWGSIFLIAVPVLVPLLVLGPLLVDESRDPAPGPIDPVGILLSMLALGGLAAGVKELASHGLDPLGVALVAVAAVAGWLFVRRMRRVAAPMLDVGLFRVPQFGGALLVNLLSVIALTGFLFFVTQHLQLVEGMEVLDAALVLVPGVLVMIASGLLVVRVVRRVDPGIAVVVGLGASLAAYGMLAALGEDVSVAGIATAFALLGLGIGAAEAISNDLVLTAVPPAKAGAASALSETAYEFGAVLGTTLLGGMLTAVYRATLVVPAGTDAAMADAARETLGGAVAVGEGAGAAGERLVEAARTAFDHGVIATSIAGALLMLLAMVTAWRTLRGTGD; encoded by the coding sequence ATGACGCACGACACCCGGATCGACGCGGCCGCACCCCAGAGGGCAGGAGCGCGCGCGTGGGGCGCGCTCGCGGTGCTGATGCTCCCGGTGCTCCTCGTCTCGATCGACATCACCGCGCTCAACTTCGCGCTGCCCGAGATCGCGCGCTCGCTGCAGCCGACCGCGAGCCAGCAGCTCTGGATCGTCGACGCGTACTCGCTCGTGCTCGCGACCCTGCTCGTCGCGATGGGCAACCTCGGCGACCGCGTCGGCCGTCGGCGCCTGCTGCTCATCGGCGCGACCGGCTTCGCCGCGGCATCCGCGCTCGCGGCCTTCGCACCCACCGCTGAGCTGCTCATCGCGGCGCGCGCCGCCATCGGCCTCTTCGGCGCGACCCTCATGCCCGCGACCCTCGCGCTGCTGCGCACGATCTTCCTCGACCGCCGCCAGCGGCGGCTCGCGGTCGCGATCTGGGCGACCGCGTTCTCGGTCGGCTCGGCCGCCGGGCCGATCGTCGGCGGCGTGCTGCTCGCGCACTTCCACTGGGGCTCGATCTTCCTGATCGCCGTGCCGGTGCTCGTGCCGCTGCTCGTCCTCGGGCCGCTGCTCGTCGACGAGTCCCGCGATCCGGCCCCCGGTCCGATCGACCCCGTGGGCATCCTGCTCTCGATGCTCGCGCTGGGCGGCCTCGCCGCGGGCGTCAAGGAGCTCGCCTCGCACGGCCTCGACCCGCTCGGCGTCGCGCTCGTCGCGGTCGCCGCCGTGGCCGGGTGGCTCTTCGTGCGGCGGATGCGCCGGGTCGCGGCGCCGATGCTCGACGTCGGCCTGTTCCGGGTGCCGCAGTTCGGCGGAGCGCTGCTCGTGAACCTGCTGAGCGTCATCGCGCTCACGGGGTTCCTGTTCTTCGTCACGCAGCACCTGCAGCTCGTCGAGGGCATGGAGGTGCTCGACGCCGCGCTCGTGCTCGTGCCGGGCGTGCTCGTCATGATCGCCTCGGGCCTGCTCGTCGTGCGCGTCGTGCGCCGCGTCGACCCGGGCATCGCGGTCGTCGTGGGCCTCGGCGCCTCGCTCGCCGCGTACGGGATGCTCGCGGCGCTCGGCGAGGACGTCTCTGTCGCGGGCATCGCGACCGCGTTCGCGCTGCTGGGCCTCGGCATCGGCGCGGCCGAGGCGATCTCGAACGACCTCGTGCTCACCGCCGTGCCCCCGGCAAAGGCCGGCGCCGCATCCGCCCTGTCGGAGACCGCGTACGAGTTCGGCGCGGTGCTCGGCACGACGCTCCTCGGCGGCATGCTCACCGCCGTCTACCGCGCGACACTCGTGGTGCCCGCGGGCACCGACGCGGCGATGGCGGATGCGGCACGCGAGACCCTGGGCGGCGCGGTCGCGGTCGGTGAGGGCGCGGGCGCCGCGGGCGAGCGGCTCGTCGAGGCGGCGCGCACCGCGTTCGACCACGGCGTGATCGCCACGAGCATCGCGGGCGCGCTCCTCATGCTGCTCGCGATGGTCACCGCGTGGCGCACGCTGCGCGGCACGGGCGACTGA
- a CDS encoding TetR/AcrR family transcriptional regulator, which yields MGKAASTRERILDAFESIVLELGERAATLAATAEAAGVSKGGLLYHFGSKAALVDGLAERLERFGQEEEERLSPMPDAVAVFLRESVAAEHPIDRTIVALLRLGQIEEHEAARDALLRLDEHYLAALEASLGDRDLALLVVRLSDGIYLRSALGGTGSLQSDSVERVIERLGELLRP from the coding sequence ATGGGCAAGGCAGCCAGCACTCGAGAGCGCATCCTCGACGCGTTCGAGTCGATCGTGCTCGAGCTCGGCGAGCGCGCGGCGACGCTCGCGGCGACCGCCGAGGCGGCGGGCGTCTCGAAGGGCGGGCTGCTCTACCACTTCGGCTCGAAGGCGGCTCTCGTCGACGGGCTCGCCGAGCGGCTCGAGCGCTTCGGGCAGGAGGAGGAGGAGCGCCTCTCCCCCATGCCGGATGCCGTCGCGGTCTTCCTGCGCGAGTCCGTCGCCGCCGAGCACCCGATCGACCGCACGATCGTCGCGCTGCTGCGGCTCGGCCAGATCGAGGAGCACGAGGCGGCGCGCGACGCGCTGCTGCGGCTCGACGAGCACTACCTCGCGGCGCTCGAGGCGAGCCTCGGGGATCGCGACCTCGCGCTGCTCGTCGTGCGGCTGAGCGACGGCATCTACCTGCGCTCGGCGCTCGGCGGCACCGGCTCGCTGCAGAGCGACTCGGTCGAGCGGGTCATCGAGCGGCTCGGCGAGCTGCTGCGGCCGTAG
- the serA gene encoding phosphoglycerate dehydrogenase has translation MSKPVVLIAEELSAATVDALGPDFDVRHVDGTDRPALFAALADASAVLVRSATKVDAEAIAHAPNLRVIARAGVGLDNVEIPAATKAGVMVVNAPTSNIVSAAELAIAHLLGLARHIPAADASLKAGEWKRSAYTGVELYEKTVGIVGLGRIGVLVAERLAAFGTKLIAYDPFVSPARAAQLGVELRTLDELMAESDFITIHIPRTPETVGLIGEEQLALAKPTLRIVNASRGGIIDEAALAAALRAGTIAGAGIDVFVTEPPTDDALTSAPNIQVTPHLGASTDEAQEKAGIAVAKSVRLALAGDLVPDAVNVAGGVIDEYVRPGIPLAERLGQFAAGLAAGPVEAVDVAVHGELAAYDVKVLRLAALKGFFSSIVSEQVTFVNAPVLAESRGVTSDLSADERSDEYRNVIEIVVACSDGRRVTVEGTLTGPKQIEKIVGVNGQSVEVPMAEHFVVMQYVDRPGVVAAYGAAFGDAGINIAGMQIARTEAGGEALSIVTIDQAAPEELIEQLGTAIEATAIRQIEIREL, from the coding sequence ATGTCCAAGCCCGTCGTCCTGATCGCCGAGGAGCTCTCGGCCGCCACCGTCGATGCCCTCGGCCCCGACTTCGACGTGCGCCACGTCGACGGCACCGACCGGCCCGCGCTCTTCGCGGCGCTCGCCGACGCATCCGCAGTGCTCGTGCGCAGCGCCACGAAGGTCGACGCCGAGGCGATCGCGCACGCCCCCAACCTTCGCGTCATCGCGCGCGCCGGCGTCGGCCTCGACAACGTCGAGATCCCGGCGGCGACCAAGGCGGGCGTCATGGTCGTGAACGCGCCGACGTCGAACATCGTCTCGGCGGCCGAGCTCGCGATCGCGCACCTGCTGGGCCTCGCGCGCCACATCCCGGCGGCGGATGCGTCGCTCAAGGCGGGCGAGTGGAAGCGCTCGGCGTACACGGGCGTCGAGCTCTACGAGAAGACCGTCGGCATCGTCGGCCTCGGCCGCATCGGCGTGCTCGTCGCCGAGCGGCTCGCGGCGTTCGGCACGAAGCTCATCGCGTACGACCCGTTCGTGAGCCCTGCGCGCGCGGCCCAGCTCGGCGTCGAGCTGCGCACGCTCGACGAGCTCATGGCCGAGAGCGACTTCATCACGATCCACATCCCGCGCACGCCCGAGACCGTCGGCCTCATCGGCGAGGAGCAGCTCGCGCTCGCGAAGCCGACGCTGCGCATCGTCAACGCCTCGCGCGGGGGCATCATCGACGAGGCCGCGCTCGCCGCGGCGCTGCGCGCGGGCACGATCGCGGGCGCCGGCATCGACGTGTTCGTCACCGAGCCGCCGACCGACGACGCGCTCACCTCGGCCCCCAACATCCAGGTCACGCCGCACCTCGGCGCCTCGACCGACGAGGCGCAGGAGAAGGCCGGCATCGCCGTCGCCAAGTCGGTGCGCCTCGCCCTCGCGGGCGACCTGGTGCCGGATGCGGTGAACGTCGCGGGCGGCGTCATCGACGAGTACGTGCGCCCCGGCATCCCGCTCGCGGAGCGCCTCGGCCAGTTCGCCGCCGGCCTCGCGGCCGGCCCCGTCGAGGCGGTCGACGTCGCGGTGCACGGCGAGCTCGCCGCCTACGACGTCAAGGTGCTGCGCCTCGCCGCGCTCAAGGGCTTCTTCTCGTCGATCGTGAGCGAGCAGGTGACGTTCGTGAACGCGCCGGTGCTCGCCGAGTCGCGCGGCGTCACGAGCGACCTCTCGGCCGACGAGCGCAGCGACGAGTACCGCAACGTCATCGAGATCGTCGTCGCATGCAGCGACGGCCGCCGCGTCACCGTCGAGGGCACGCTGACGGGCCCGAAGCAGATCGAGAAGATCGTCGGCGTCAACGGCCAGTCGGTCGAGGTGCCGATGGCCGAGCACTTCGTCGTGATGCAGTACGTCGACCGGCCGGGCGTCGTCGCGGCGTACGGCGCCGCGTTCGGCGACGCCGGCATCAACATCGCCGGCATGCAGATCGCGCGCACGGAGGCCGGCGGCGAGGCGCTCTCGATCGTCACGATCGACCAGGCCGCGCCCGAGGAGCTCATCGAGCAGCTCGGCACCGCGATCGAGGCGACGGCGATCCGGCAGATCGAGATCCGCGAGCTGTAG
- a CDS encoding DoxX family membrane protein, with protein MDAFAIAQLVLRILLAVLFIGMGAAHFVPRARRTMGAMIPAGFAGRERRWAPMLVTATGVVEILGGLGLLAPWWGVRFAAGLVLIAVLVAVFPANAEAARDPKRFGAVAVPIVPRAIGQIVLGLLILVAVI; from the coding sequence ATGGACGCCTTCGCAATCGCGCAGCTCGTGCTGCGCATCCTCCTCGCCGTGCTCTTCATCGGGATGGGCGCCGCGCACTTCGTGCCGCGCGCGCGCCGCACGATGGGGGCGATGATCCCCGCCGGGTTCGCGGGCCGCGAGCGCCGCTGGGCGCCGATGCTCGTCACGGCGACCGGCGTCGTCGAGATCCTCGGCGGCCTCGGCCTCCTCGCCCCCTGGTGGGGCGTGCGCTTCGCCGCCGGCCTCGTGCTCATCGCCGTGCTCGTCGCCGTCTTCCCCGCGAACGCCGAGGCCGCCCGCGACCCGAAGCGCTTCGGCGCCGTCGCGGTGCCGATCGTGCCGCGGGCGATCGGCCAGATCGTGCTCGGGCTGCTCATCCTCGTCGCGGTGATCTGA
- a CDS encoding extracellular solute-binding protein, with protein sequence MHRPFSRAAAPAAAVALAVLLAGCTSAAPETSETEGASSAADGTFTLYAGRSEDLVEPLIAAFEEESGIDVEVRYASSTELEALLLEEGDRSPADVFWSQDAGSLGAVSAAGMFAPLPEEITGLVPAEFTSSDGSWVGVTGRARVIAYDSEDVDASEVPTEIAALTDPAYAGRVAFAPGNASFQSFVTAMRVLEGEEAADAWVAAMADNEPILTESNGQTLDLVQSGEADFGLINHYYWFEDANELGAEDMRAQLQFLPGDPGGIVNVTGAGLLAGAAGDEDALAFIEHLVSPEAQEYFVTETFEYPLVDGVEAAPELPAIDSLAIEGLDLADLASLAETQAMLAEHGLL encoded by the coding sequence TTGCACCGTCCCTTCTCGCGCGCCGCTGCGCCCGCCGCAGCCGTCGCCCTCGCAGTCCTGCTCGCCGGATGCACCTCGGCCGCGCCCGAGACCTCCGAGACGGAGGGCGCGAGCAGCGCTGCCGACGGCACCTTCACGCTCTACGCCGGGCGCAGCGAAGACCTCGTCGAGCCGCTCATCGCCGCCTTCGAGGAGGAATCGGGGATCGACGTCGAGGTGCGCTACGCCTCCTCGACCGAGCTCGAGGCGCTGCTGCTCGAGGAGGGCGACCGCAGCCCCGCCGACGTGTTCTGGTCGCAGGACGCCGGGAGCCTCGGCGCGGTCTCGGCCGCCGGCATGTTCGCGCCGCTGCCGGAGGAGATCACCGGCCTCGTCCCCGCCGAGTTCACCTCGTCCGACGGCAGCTGGGTCGGCGTCACGGGGCGCGCGCGCGTCATCGCCTACGACAGCGAGGACGTCGACGCGAGCGAGGTGCCCACCGAGATCGCAGCGCTGACCGACCCCGCCTACGCGGGCCGCGTCGCGTTCGCGCCCGGCAACGCGTCGTTCCAGTCGTTCGTCACCGCGATGCGCGTGCTCGAGGGTGAGGAAGCGGCGGACGCGTGGGTCGCCGCGATGGCGGACAACGAGCCGATCCTCACCGAGTCGAACGGCCAGACGCTCGACCTGGTGCAGTCCGGCGAGGCCGACTTCGGCCTCATCAACCACTACTACTGGTTCGAGGACGCGAACGAGCTCGGCGCCGAGGACATGCGCGCGCAGCTGCAGTTCCTGCCCGGTGATCCCGGCGGCATCGTCAACGTCACGGGCGCGGGCCTGCTCGCGGGCGCCGCGGGCGACGAGGATGCGCTGGCGTTCATCGAGCACCTCGTCTCCCCCGAGGCGCAGGAGTACTTCGTCACCGAGACCTTCGAGTACCCGCTCGTCGACGGCGTCGAGGCCGCCCCGGAGCTGCCCGCGATCGACTCGCTCGCCATCGAGGGCCTCGACCTGGCCGACCTCGCCTCGCTCGCCGAGACGCAGGCGATGCTCGCCGAGCACGGCCTCCTCTAG
- a CDS encoding ABC transporter permease, translating into MLALLGAGSVALLAAPVVYLVVRAFGADPLASLPLVVRPRTGELLLTSLALALLVAVAVGALGTLQALLLARLRLPASRALLALAALPLAMPSYVAAFGWLGLVPSMQGFWAAWLQLTIVSTPYVTLPVHAALRSAPAGLEIAARSLGRGPLAALRQVTWPIVRPAATAGALLAGLYALADFGVVSLMRVETLSTGIARAMGAGFDRSYAALLGLVLVAAAIALVLLEQRVRRAVPAARVRSAAPPRIDVGRWTPVAVAAVLTTPIVAIGVPVATLVTRALEAQSVRTLEWAELLQAAGTSVSLAIAAGILATVLAAPIALLAARHPSPVSRALEGAATIAHALPGIVVGLSLVFLSLALVPWAYQTVGVLIAAYALLAAPRAVGGVRAALERVPMRYEHLARSLGRRRAAAFSSTTGRIAAGGVGVAALLAAVAALKELPATLLLRPTGVDTLATALWARTDVSEYGAAAPFALALIACAAVPAMLVLVTSVQRDQDADLGGRSAAP; encoded by the coding sequence GTGCTGGCGCTGCTCGGCGCCGGCTCCGTCGCGCTGCTGGCGGCGCCGGTCGTCTACCTCGTCGTCCGTGCATTCGGCGCGGACCCGCTCGCCTCGCTCCCGCTCGTCGTGCGACCCCGCACCGGCGAGCTGCTGCTGACGAGCCTCGCCCTCGCCCTGCTCGTCGCCGTCGCGGTCGGCGCACTCGGCACGCTGCAGGCGCTGCTGCTCGCGCGCCTGCGACTGCCCGCCTCGCGCGCCCTCCTCGCGCTCGCGGCGCTGCCGCTCGCCATGCCGTCGTACGTCGCGGCCTTCGGCTGGCTCGGCCTCGTGCCCTCGATGCAGGGCTTCTGGGCGGCGTGGCTGCAGCTGACGATCGTGTCCACCCCCTACGTGACGCTGCCGGTCCACGCGGCGCTCCGCTCCGCCCCCGCCGGCCTCGAGATCGCGGCGCGCTCGCTCGGGCGAGGACCGCTCGCCGCGCTGCGGCAGGTGACCTGGCCGATCGTGCGCCCCGCGGCGACCGCCGGCGCGCTGCTCGCCGGGCTCTACGCGCTCGCCGACTTCGGCGTCGTCTCGCTCATGCGGGTCGAGACGCTCTCCACCGGCATCGCCCGAGCGATGGGCGCGGGCTTCGACCGCTCCTACGCTGCGCTGCTCGGCCTCGTGCTCGTCGCCGCCGCGATCGCGCTCGTGCTGCTCGAGCAGCGCGTGCGCCGCGCGGTCCCCGCGGCGCGGGTGCGCTCGGCCGCACCGCCGCGGATCGACGTCGGCCGCTGGACGCCGGTCGCCGTCGCCGCAGTGCTCACGACGCCGATCGTCGCGATCGGCGTGCCCGTCGCGACGCTCGTCACGCGCGCGCTCGAGGCCCAGTCGGTGCGGACGCTCGAGTGGGCCGAGCTGCTGCAGGCGGCGGGCACCTCGGTCTCCCTCGCGATCGCGGCCGGCATACTCGCCACCGTGCTCGCCGCACCGATCGCGCTGCTCGCCGCGCGACATCCGTCCCCCGTCAGTCGCGCGCTCGAGGGAGCCGCGACGATCGCGCACGCGCTCCCGGGCATCGTCGTCGGGCTCTCGCTCGTGTTCCTCTCGCTCGCGCTCGTGCCGTGGGCCTACCAGACCGTCGGCGTGCTCATCGCGGCCTACGCGCTCCTCGCCGCCCCGCGCGCGGTCGGCGGGGTGCGCGCCGCGCTCGAGCGGGTGCCCATGCGCTACGAGCACCTCGCCCGATCGCTCGGGCGCCGGCGCGCGGCCGCCTTCTCGAGCACCACGGGTCGCATCGCCGCAGGCGGCGTCGGGGTCGCGGCGCTGCTCGCCGCGGTCGCCGCGCTCAAGGAGCTGCCCGCGACGCTGCTGCTGCGACCCACCGGTGTCGACACGCTCGCCACCGCGCTCTGGGCGCGCACCGATGTCTCGGAGTACGGGGCGGCAGCGCCCTTCGCGCTCGCGCTCATCGCGTGCGCCGCAGTGCCCGCGATGCTCGTGCTCGTGACCTCCGTGCAGCGGGACCAGGATGCCGACCTCGGCGGTCGGAGCGCGGCACCGTGA
- a CDS encoding ABC transporter ATP-binding protein: MSGLRVSEATIGHPGDSDVVHGVSLDVPLGGVDAVLGASGSGKSTLLLAIAGLLPLRSGEIAVGGEVVSSRRRTVPPERRGVGWVPQDASLFPHLSVAQNIAFGLPRGQRDPRGERVRSMLELVELTGFGDRSPADLSGGQAQRVALARALAPAPGIVLLDEPFSALDASLRVGLRRQIGRILRDAGATALLVTHDQEEAFAFADRVSVLRDGRLEQTGTAEELFARPRSAWLATFLGESTLVPARREGDAWATPFGRVPAAPGATDAERALLVVRPEQLKPYAAGTPITVDDVEYSGHDRLLLASVDGVPGTVLMRMPSAVAIERGAVMPVRIDGIPHAVPLP, encoded by the coding sequence GTGAGCGGGCTCCGAGTCTCCGAGGCCACCATCGGCCACCCCGGCGACAGCGATGTCGTGCACGGGGTGTCGCTGGACGTGCCGCTCGGCGGCGTCGACGCGGTGCTGGGTGCCTCCGGCTCGGGCAAGTCGACCCTGCTGCTCGCGATCGCCGGCCTGCTGCCGCTGCGCTCCGGCGAGATCGCCGTCGGCGGCGAGGTGGTCTCGAGCCGCCGCCGCACCGTGCCCCCCGAGCGCCGCGGCGTCGGCTGGGTGCCGCAGGACGCATCCCTCTTCCCGCACCTGAGCGTCGCGCAGAACATCGCCTTCGGGCTGCCGCGCGGGCAGCGCGATCCCCGCGGGGAGCGCGTGCGGTCGATGCTCGAGCTCGTCGAGCTGACCGGCTTCGGCGACCGCTCCCCCGCCGATCTCTCGGGCGGGCAGGCACAGCGGGTGGCCCTCGCCCGGGCGCTCGCGCCGGCACCCGGCATCGTGCTGCTCGACGAGCCGTTCTCGGCGCTCGACGCCTCGCTGCGGGTGGGCCTCCGGCGCCAGATCGGCCGCATCCTGCGCGACGCCGGCGCCACCGCGCTCCTCGTGACGCACGACCAGGAGGAGGCGTTCGCCTTCGCCGACCGCGTCTCGGTGCTGCGCGACGGGCGGCTCGAGCAGACCGGCACCGCCGAGGAGCTCTTCGCCCGGCCTCGCTCGGCGTGGCTCGCGACCTTCCTCGGAGAGTCGACGCTCGTGCCTGCCCGCCGCGAGGGCGACGCGTGGGCGACGCCGTTCGGGCGCGTGCCCGCGGCGCCCGGCGCCACGGATGCCGAGCGCGCGCTCCTCGTCGTGCGGCCGGAGCAGCTGAAGCCCTACGCGGCGGGCACGCCGATCACCGTCGACGACGTCGAGTACTCGGGTCACGACCGGCTGCTGCTCGCCTCGGTCGACGGCGTGCCGGGCACCGTGCTGATGCGGATGCCCTCGGCCGTCGCGATCGAGCGCGGCGCGGTGATGCCCGTGCGCATCGACGGCATCCCGCACGCGGTGCCGCTGCCGTGA
- a CDS encoding DUF2332 domain-containing protein has protein sequence MESATDDTKVCDAYLRWARVEAEERSPRYAEWARGVAADQALCAAIAELEPVKRQPNLLFAAARFEGVPLQPWSAVRDAVHAAWPRIRSTMLARMTQTNEARRMATLLPAIAHLEGPIALVEVGASAGLCLYPDRWRYRFGAGKYVGDAGLPLLETDASPSTPLPERLPEVAWRGGIDLQPLDPDDPDTRAWLEALVWPDASGGIDGARVDRVRTAIAIARRERAHVRRGDLSVDTRAIVEEAARHAPTVVVWHSAVLAYVSAFERAGFADLMAQLPVTWVANEGATLEIGPPAPWASPGGFVLRRDAEPLAITDPHGGAITWLDDIPR, from the coding sequence GTGGAGAGCGCGACCGACGACACGAAGGTGTGCGACGCCTATCTGCGATGGGCGCGCGTCGAGGCCGAGGAGCGCTCGCCGCGCTACGCCGAGTGGGCGCGCGGCGTCGCCGCCGATCAGGCGCTGTGCGCGGCGATCGCCGAGCTCGAGCCGGTCAAGCGCCAGCCCAACCTGCTGTTCGCCGCCGCTCGCTTCGAGGGCGTGCCGCTGCAGCCGTGGAGCGCGGTGCGCGACGCGGTGCACGCGGCGTGGCCCCGCATCCGCTCGACGATGCTCGCGCGCATGACGCAGACCAACGAGGCGCGCCGCATGGCGACCCTGCTGCCCGCGATCGCGCACCTCGAGGGGCCGATCGCGCTCGTCGAGGTGGGCGCGTCGGCGGGGCTGTGCCTCTACCCGGATCGCTGGCGCTACCGATTCGGCGCCGGCAAGTACGTCGGCGACGCCGGCCTGCCGCTGCTCGAGACCGACGCCTCGCCGTCGACGCCCCTGCCCGAGCGGCTGCCGGAGGTCGCGTGGCGCGGCGGCATCGACCTGCAGCCGCTCGATCCCGACGACCCCGACACGCGAGCGTGGCTCGAGGCGCTCGTGTGGCCGGATGCGTCGGGTGGCATCGACGGCGCCCGCGTCGACCGGGTGCGCACCGCGATCGCGATCGCCCGGCGCGAGCGCGCGCACGTGCGCCGCGGCGACCTCAGCGTCGACACCCGCGCGATCGTCGAGGAGGCCGCCCGGCACGCGCCCACCGTGGTGGTGTGGCACTCGGCGGTGCTCGCCTACGTGTCGGCCTTCGAGCGCGCGGGGTTCGCCGACCTCATGGCCCAGCTGCCGGTCACGTGGGTCGCCAACGAGGGGGCGACGCTCGAGATCGGACCGCCCGCGCCGTGGGCGTCGCCGGGCGGCTTCGTGCTGCGCCGCGACGCGGAGCCGCTCGCGATCACCGACCCGCACGGCGGCGCGATCACCTGGCTCGACGACATCCCGCGGTAG